A DNA window from Vigna angularis cultivar LongXiaoDou No.4 chromosome 1, ASM1680809v1, whole genome shotgun sequence contains the following coding sequences:
- the LOC108322199 gene encoding root phototropism protein 3 isoform X2: protein MWESESESAAGREYGTGLLTSTKHSVKTEGFQQRGNSWYVSADIPSDLLVQIGEANFHLHKYPLLSRSGKLNRIIYDSRDPDLNKIVMDDLPGGPESFELAAKFCYGIAIDLTAGNISGLRCSAEYLEMTEDLEEGNLIFKTEAFLSYVVLSSWRDSIVVLKSCEKLSPWAENLQIVRRCSESIAWKACANPKGIRWSYTGRRASQVSSPKWNDMKDSSPSRNQQVPPDWWFEDVSILRIDHFVRVITAIKVKGMRYELVGAGIMHYATKWLPGLMNDTAIPPDEGSISSNSNSSSSSGGGGGWKSGLQMVVSTRPRDDTSTLQAKDQRMIIESLISIIPPQKDSVSCNFLLRLLRMANMLKVALALITELEKRVGMQFEQATLADLLIPCYNKNDTVYDVDLVQRLLEHFLVQEQTESSSPSRPPFPDKHATSNINAKTRVARLVDSYLTEVSRDRNLSLTKFQVLAEALPESARTSDDGLYRAIDSYLKAHPTLTEHERKRLCRVMDCQKLSIDACMHAAQNERLPLRVVVQVLFSEQVKISNALSNSSLKEGVESHYQPMVPNRKTLLEGTPQSFQEGWAAAKKDINTLKFELETVKTKYLELQNDMENLQKQFDKLLKQKHTSAWTSGWKKLSKLTKMTNMENHDISPQLPTSEEQNRKTTTRKWRNSIS from the exons ATGTGGGAATCAGAGAGTGAGTCTGCTGCTGGGAGGGAATATGGGACTGGACTTCTCACTTCAACCAAGCACAGTGTCAAGACTGAGGGATTTCAGCAAAGAGGCAACTCTTG GTATGTGTCAGCTGATATTCCAAGTGATCTTCTGGTTCAAATTGGAGAAGCAAACTTCCATTTGCACAAG TATCCTTTGCTGTCTCGAAGTGGAAAGCTGAACAGAATCATATACGATTCTCGCGACCCTGATTTGAATAAGATAGTTATGGACGATCTTCCTGGAGGGCCTGAATCTTTTGAACTTGCGGCCAAGTTTTGCTATGGAATTGCGATTGATTTAACAGCAGGCAATATCTCTGGTCTGAGATGCAGTGCAGAGTACCTTGAAATGACAGAGGACTTAGAAGAAGGCAATCTTATATTCAAGACAGAAGCTTTTCTTAGCTATGTGGTTTTGTCTtcatggagagattctataGTAGTGTTGAAAAGCTGTGAGAAGCTGTCGCCATGGGCAGAGAATCTACAAATTGTGAGAAGATGCAGTGAGTCCATAGCATGGAAAGCCTGTGCCAATCCAAAGGGGATAAGGTGGTCATATACTGGAAGAAGGGCATCACAAGTTTCCAGCCCAAAATGGAATGACATGAAGGATTCAAGTCCTAGTAGGAATCAGCAGGTTCCCCCTGACTGGTGGTTTGAGGATGTTTCAATCCTTAGGATTGATCACTTTGTAAGAGTCATTACTGCCATTAAGGTAAAGGGCATGAGGTATGAGTTGGTTGGTGCTGGAATAATGCACTATGCTACTAAGTGGCTACCTGGTTTGATGAATGACACAGCAATCCCACCAGATGAAGGAAGCATCAGTAGTAACAGTAACAGTAGTTCTAGTAGTGGTGGCGGTGGTGGCTGGAAAAGTGGACTTCAAATGGTTGTGTCTACTAGACCTAGAGATGACACTTCAACTCTTCAAGCTAAAGATCAAAGGATGATCATTGAAAGCCTCATCAGCATAATTCCCCCACAGAAGGACAGTGTCTCATGCAACTTCCTGCTTAGACTACTGAGAATGGCAAACATGTTAAAGGTTGCACTTGCATTGATCACTGAATTGGAGAAAAGGGTGGGAATGCAATTTGAGCAAGCTACACTGGCTGATCTTCTAATCCCATGTTATAACAAAAATGACACTGTTTATGATGTAGATCTTGTTCAGAGGCTGCTAGAGCATTTTCTTGTTCAAGAGCAGACTGAAAGTTCAAGCCCAAGCAGACCACCCTTTCCTGATAAGCATGCCACCAGTAACATCAATGCCAAGACAAGAGTGGCAAGACTTGTGGATAGTTATCTTACTGAGGTTTCCAGAGATAGAAACCTTTCCCTCACAAAGTTTCAGGTTCTTGCAGAAGCTTTGCCTGAGTCAGCTAGGACCTCTGACGATGGACTCTACAGAGCAATTGATTCATATCTTAAG GCACATCCAACTCTAACTGAGCATGAAAGAAAGCGGCTCTGCCGTGTAATGGATTGTCAGAAACTCTCCATTGATGCTTGCATGCATGCTGCACAAAATGAAAGGCTTCCATTGAGGGTAGTGGTTCAAGTTCTGTTCTCTGAACAGGTGAAGATAAGTAATGCACTATCCAACAGTTCTCTGAAAGAAGGTGTTGAGTCTCACTACCAACCAATGGTTCCAAACCGGAAAACTCTTTTAGAAGGGACACCACAATCATTCCAAGAAGGGTGGGCAGCAGCTAAGAAAGACATCAACACACTCAAGTTTGAGCTTGAGACTGTGAAAACCAAGTACTTGGAGCTTCAAAATGACATGGAAAATCTGCAGAAACAGTTTGATAAGCTGCTAAAGCAGAAGCATACATCAGCATGGACCAGTGGGTGGAAGAAACTAAGCAAACTTACAAAAATGACCAACATGGAAAATCATGATATTTCACCTCAGCTTCCAACTTCAGAAGAACAGAACAGAAAGACAACAACTAGAAAGTGGAGAAACTCAATATCCTGA
- the LOC108322199 gene encoding root phototropism protein 3 isoform X1 produces MFSEESDKFEISPSTPCGFLLPFHQLSFSPHSLCSLVYPLFISPLLPLLLLLLILTSKPLFCQKQSSLVSLVFSMWESESESAAGREYGTGLLTSTKHSVKTEGFQQRGNSWYVSADIPSDLLVQIGEANFHLHKYPLLSRSGKLNRIIYDSRDPDLNKIVMDDLPGGPESFELAAKFCYGIAIDLTAGNISGLRCSAEYLEMTEDLEEGNLIFKTEAFLSYVVLSSWRDSIVVLKSCEKLSPWAENLQIVRRCSESIAWKACANPKGIRWSYTGRRASQVSSPKWNDMKDSSPSRNQQVPPDWWFEDVSILRIDHFVRVITAIKVKGMRYELVGAGIMHYATKWLPGLMNDTAIPPDEGSISSNSNSSSSSGGGGGWKSGLQMVVSTRPRDDTSTLQAKDQRMIIESLISIIPPQKDSVSCNFLLRLLRMANMLKVALALITELEKRVGMQFEQATLADLLIPCYNKNDTVYDVDLVQRLLEHFLVQEQTESSSPSRPPFPDKHATSNINAKTRVARLVDSYLTEVSRDRNLSLTKFQVLAEALPESARTSDDGLYRAIDSYLKAHPTLTEHERKRLCRVMDCQKLSIDACMHAAQNERLPLRVVVQVLFSEQVKISNALSNSSLKEGVESHYQPMVPNRKTLLEGTPQSFQEGWAAAKKDINTLKFELETVKTKYLELQNDMENLQKQFDKLLKQKHTSAWTSGWKKLSKLTKMTNMENHDISPQLPTSEEQNRKTTTRKWRNSIS; encoded by the exons ATGTTCTCTGAAGAAAGCGACAAGTTTGAGATAAGTCCAAGCACCCCATGTGGGTTCCTCCTCCcttttcatcaactttctttCTCTCCTCATTCACTTTGCTCTTTAGTTTACCCTCTCTTCATTTCtccccttcttcctcttcttcttcttcttctcattctCACTTCAAAGCCACTTTTCTGCCAAAAACAATCTTCCCTTGTGAGTCTGGTTTTCAGCATGTGGGAATCAGAGAGTGAGTCTGCTGCTGGGAGGGAATATGGGACTGGACTTCTCACTTCAACCAAGCACAGTGTCAAGACTGAGGGATTTCAGCAAAGAGGCAACTCTTG GTATGTGTCAGCTGATATTCCAAGTGATCTTCTGGTTCAAATTGGAGAAGCAAACTTCCATTTGCACAAG TATCCTTTGCTGTCTCGAAGTGGAAAGCTGAACAGAATCATATACGATTCTCGCGACCCTGATTTGAATAAGATAGTTATGGACGATCTTCCTGGAGGGCCTGAATCTTTTGAACTTGCGGCCAAGTTTTGCTATGGAATTGCGATTGATTTAACAGCAGGCAATATCTCTGGTCTGAGATGCAGTGCAGAGTACCTTGAAATGACAGAGGACTTAGAAGAAGGCAATCTTATATTCAAGACAGAAGCTTTTCTTAGCTATGTGGTTTTGTCTtcatggagagattctataGTAGTGTTGAAAAGCTGTGAGAAGCTGTCGCCATGGGCAGAGAATCTACAAATTGTGAGAAGATGCAGTGAGTCCATAGCATGGAAAGCCTGTGCCAATCCAAAGGGGATAAGGTGGTCATATACTGGAAGAAGGGCATCACAAGTTTCCAGCCCAAAATGGAATGACATGAAGGATTCAAGTCCTAGTAGGAATCAGCAGGTTCCCCCTGACTGGTGGTTTGAGGATGTTTCAATCCTTAGGATTGATCACTTTGTAAGAGTCATTACTGCCATTAAGGTAAAGGGCATGAGGTATGAGTTGGTTGGTGCTGGAATAATGCACTATGCTACTAAGTGGCTACCTGGTTTGATGAATGACACAGCAATCCCACCAGATGAAGGAAGCATCAGTAGTAACAGTAACAGTAGTTCTAGTAGTGGTGGCGGTGGTGGCTGGAAAAGTGGACTTCAAATGGTTGTGTCTACTAGACCTAGAGATGACACTTCAACTCTTCAAGCTAAAGATCAAAGGATGATCATTGAAAGCCTCATCAGCATAATTCCCCCACAGAAGGACAGTGTCTCATGCAACTTCCTGCTTAGACTACTGAGAATGGCAAACATGTTAAAGGTTGCACTTGCATTGATCACTGAATTGGAGAAAAGGGTGGGAATGCAATTTGAGCAAGCTACACTGGCTGATCTTCTAATCCCATGTTATAACAAAAATGACACTGTTTATGATGTAGATCTTGTTCAGAGGCTGCTAGAGCATTTTCTTGTTCAAGAGCAGACTGAAAGTTCAAGCCCAAGCAGACCACCCTTTCCTGATAAGCATGCCACCAGTAACATCAATGCCAAGACAAGAGTGGCAAGACTTGTGGATAGTTATCTTACTGAGGTTTCCAGAGATAGAAACCTTTCCCTCACAAAGTTTCAGGTTCTTGCAGAAGCTTTGCCTGAGTCAGCTAGGACCTCTGACGATGGACTCTACAGAGCAATTGATTCATATCTTAAG GCACATCCAACTCTAACTGAGCATGAAAGAAAGCGGCTCTGCCGTGTAATGGATTGTCAGAAACTCTCCATTGATGCTTGCATGCATGCTGCACAAAATGAAAGGCTTCCATTGAGGGTAGTGGTTCAAGTTCTGTTCTCTGAACAGGTGAAGATAAGTAATGCACTATCCAACAGTTCTCTGAAAGAAGGTGTTGAGTCTCACTACCAACCAATGGTTCCAAACCGGAAAACTCTTTTAGAAGGGACACCACAATCATTCCAAGAAGGGTGGGCAGCAGCTAAGAAAGACATCAACACACTCAAGTTTGAGCTTGAGACTGTGAAAACCAAGTACTTGGAGCTTCAAAATGACATGGAAAATCTGCAGAAACAGTTTGATAAGCTGCTAAAGCAGAAGCATACATCAGCATGGACCAGTGGGTGGAAGAAACTAAGCAAACTTACAAAAATGACCAACATGGAAAATCATGATATTTCACCTCAGCTTCCAACTTCAGAAGAACAGAACAGAAAGACAACAACTAGAAAGTGGAGAAACTCAATATCCTGA